From Alloacidobacterium dinghuense:
GGAAGGTCTCTACCAAGGTTGATCTGGAAGGTGCCGTTTTGGGCGTGTTCTGCGTGTGCGTGGAAAAAGCGGCCATCAAAGCCTTCGACAGGTCGTATGCTCATGCCGGAAGCGCCGAACGAAATTGCCGGTGCGTTTCTGGATCACAGATGTGCCAGATACCCGCGTGAGGCGCGTAAGAAAGAAGTGGTCCCAGTAGAAGTGCTCGTTGTGAATCCTGATAAAAAAATAGGGCGACTTTAGAGCCGCCCACATCTGCGTTTTTTTTGGTTTCACGAGCGTCCGTTTGTACGCTTGTTAGGTGCAGAATACATCAGGTTCTGCGAAACAGTGCTGTGACAAAAACTTTGCTACTTACATTGTAGGCCATGCTCTTTGAGATGCTCACAGTAGGCACCCCACGCTGATTGCGCTTCCTGTAGCGACTGCACAAGCCAGCCCGACACCTCTCGCTGTCGTTCCTCATAGTTAGCGTCGCCCTTTTTCCGAAGCAAATAAAGAGCTGTGTCCATCGCTGTCACATGACGGCGCATAGCAATCGATGTCGCATTCAACCATGTTTCACAACCGGCGCAAATACGTATAGGAAGCATGCCTGAGAGGATATCGCGTGTGTCCATCCTTTTCGCCTCAGGATCAGCCTAAGTCTCTATCACATCGCGGAGCCATCCTGCTTTTGCCTTACGTCGATTTCGCTTTTGCAGCGATCCACTGTCGTCTTTACATTTTTGTCGCCAATGGGGCTCTCTTCACGGCAAACTTCCGTATTGTCGGACACTCGTTCCAGGGAAGCGATTTCCCTTGGCAACTTCTTCCTATTGAACCGTCGATGATGCACTCGGCGTGATCTAAGTGCTTCATCTTAGAAGAGATAAAAGATCCACCATCAAAACTTTGGACCGACGGGGAAGTCGCGACCGATTCTCGCGTTAAAGCGGTCTTTGATGTATTCTAGCGCGAGGTTTTGAAGCTTCGAGGAGAGGATTCCGGATGACGCCCGATCGTTCTTTACAGTGTGATGTTGAGAGGCTGGCAGAGAAAGACCAGCACGGGAATCAAGTGACCATGGTCAGGTGTCATGGCAGCCTCGTTAGCGAGACGGCGAGTGAGATCGAAGATGTGGTCAAGCCGCTTATCGCTTCCGGTGGCCGCACCGTTGTCGACCTTGCTGATGTGAATTACATGGATAGCTTCGGCCTCGGAGCACTGGTTATTCTCAAGGTATCTGCAATCAAGCGAGGCTTATCCATCCTGGAATTCGCCAACATGACACCTCGCGTGCTCGAACTGCTGCGCCTCACCCATCTGACGCAGATGTTCACATCGTAGTAATGGATAACCTCTTCTTGCTTCTTGGCAGCGTTCTGACTGAGTGGTCGGCAATATGGAAGTCTCACCGCTCCGTATCTAACGTCTGTTAGTGCAGAAGTGTGGGTGCGGCTTGGTGTGGCTCAGTTGCAGAAAGATCAAGGCAGTGTTGGAGAAATTCACGGTGGAAGCCGCGTCGCGCGGTCAAACACTGCTGCTTTAGCAGTTCACCGATGGAAGCGATAGTAAACTCGCCCACAGGAACTGCATCTCCAAGGATAAATCCGAATGGTGTAAGTACGTACAGTTCTAACAATCCGCGTCGGTGCCGTCGCTCTAACGGAATATCGCAATATCTACATTTCATGTGGCTCCATTACTTCGCAGCCTGCTTCGCCTTCGCCCACCGTTTCCGCTGCGCGTCCGCAATCTTCTTTTTAGCTTCTGCGCTCAGAGTTCGACGCTTCGTTTCTGTCTTTGGAGTGAGATCGCCATTCGAACGCTTGAGCAGCGTCACGATCTGGTTCAAACGAGCGATTTCTTTCTCAAGTTCTGCAACGATATCTCGTA
This genomic window contains:
- a CDS encoding STAS domain-containing protein: MTPDRSLQCDVERLAEKDQHGNQVTMVRCHGSLVSETASEIEDVVKPLIASGGRTVVDLADVNYMDSFGLGALVILKVSAIKRGLSILEFANMTPRVLELLRLTHLTQMFTS